Proteins from a genomic interval of Phenylobacterium sp. LH3H17:
- a CDS encoding alpha/beta hydrolase has protein sequence MPEVVLTGAAGRIEGRYSAGKTPTAPIALILHPHPKAGGQMNHPVAVQLFHLFMKRGFSTLRFNFRGVGRSQGEFDSGIGELADAATALDWLQSTNPAASQCWVAGYSFGAWVGMQLLMRRPETDGFISVSPPTNMYDFSFLAPCPASGLILHGGADTVVPPVEVERVVSKLRTQKGIVIDHEVIEGATHFWAENLPDVEQRVGAYLDKRIAADPI, from the coding sequence ATGCCAGAGGTGGTTCTGACCGGTGCGGCCGGGCGGATCGAGGGCCGGTATTCGGCGGGCAAGACCCCCACCGCTCCTATTGCGCTGATCCTGCACCCGCACCCCAAGGCCGGCGGCCAGATGAACCATCCGGTGGCCGTGCAACTGTTTCACCTGTTCATGAAGCGCGGCTTTTCGACCCTGCGGTTCAACTTCCGCGGCGTGGGCCGCAGCCAGGGCGAGTTCGACTCAGGCATCGGCGAACTGGCCGACGCCGCCACGGCGCTGGACTGGCTGCAATCGACCAACCCCGCGGCCTCGCAGTGCTGGGTGGCCGGCTATTCGTTCGGCGCCTGGGTGGGCATGCAGCTCTTGATGCGTCGTCCCGAGACCGACGGCTTCATCTCGGTCTCACCGCCCACCAACATGTACGACTTCAGCTTCCTGGCCCCCTGCCCGGCCTCCGGCCTGATCCTGCACGGCGGCGCCGACACCGTGGTGCCGCCGGTCGAGGTCGAGCGCGTGGTCTCCAAGCTGCGCACCCAGAAGGGCATCGTCATCGACCACGAGGTGATCGAGGGCGCCACCCACTTCTGGGCCGAGAACCTGCCGGACGTGGAGCAGCGCGTCGGGGCCTATCTCGACAAGCGCATCGCCGCCGATCCGATCTAG
- a CDS encoding Rrf2 family transcriptional regulator, with amino-acid sequence MRLSTKGRYAVMAMADLARRQGALSEGDRAVALSEIAARQQISLSYLEQLFARLRRRGLVRSLRGPGGGYRLVRSAEETNIADIVLAVDEPLRATRCSAKGKGCMLKGERCLTHDLWEEMGRQLETYLASVSLADVVTGRLGPSHVEAA; translated from the coding sequence ATGCGCCTCTCGACCAAGGGACGATATGCGGTGATGGCCATGGCCGACCTCGCGCGCCGGCAAGGTGCGCTCAGCGAGGGCGACCGCGCCGTGGCCCTGTCGGAAATCGCCGCCCGCCAACAGATCTCCCTCTCCTATCTGGAGCAGCTCTTCGCCCGCCTGCGCCGCCGCGGCCTGGTGCGCAGCCTGCGCGGTCCCGGCGGCGGCTATCGGCTGGTGCGTTCGGCCGAGGAAACCAACATCGCCGACATCGTGCTGGCCGTCGACGAGCCCCTGCGCGCCACCCGCTGCAGCGCCAAGGGCAAGGGCTGCATGCTGAAGGGCGAGCGCTGCCTGACCCACGACCTGTGGGAAGAGATGGGGCGGCAACTCGAAACTTACCTGGCGTCCGTCTCCCTGGCCGACGTCGTCACCGGTCGGTTGGGCCCCTCGCATGTGGAGGCGGCATGA
- a CDS encoding cysteine desulfurase family protein, which yields MTRVYLDYNATAPLRPEALEAVTRACAMGGNPSSIHAAGRAARALVEQARTEVAALIGGPASTVVFTSGGTEANALAVDSAVATGSRRLIVSAIEHDSVLETAKASGMAVEILPVGADGLADLAWLSERLARWDAADGRPFVALMLANNETGVIQPVREASEIVRAAEGWLHVDAIQAAGKIATDSRALGADTLSTSAHKLGGPQGVGALTFGPRATLVRRQHGGGQERGRRAGTENVPGIAGFGAAAMAAMRDVNDQAPMRDIAAEQLKAQGAVVIAESSPRLPNTLCVATPGHPSDLQVMKLDLAGFMVSAGSACSSGKVKASHVLSAMGLGELAESAIRVSGGWGTTENDWAAFVDAWSEIRHAARRAPAA from the coding sequence ATGACCCGGGTCTATCTCGACTACAACGCCACCGCGCCGCTGCGCCCCGAGGCGCTGGAGGCGGTGACCCGCGCCTGCGCCATGGGCGGCAATCCCTCCTCGATCCACGCGGCGGGCCGAGCCGCCCGGGCCCTGGTCGAGCAGGCCCGCACCGAGGTCGCCGCTCTGATCGGCGGTCCCGCCTCCACAGTGGTCTTCACCTCCGGCGGCACCGAGGCCAATGCGCTGGCCGTCGATAGCGCCGTGGCCACCGGCTCCAGGCGCCTGATCGTCAGCGCCATCGAGCACGACAGCGTGCTGGAGACCGCCAAGGCCAGCGGCATGGCGGTCGAGATCCTGCCGGTCGGCGCCGACGGCCTCGCCGACCTGGCCTGGCTGTCTGAGCGGCTGGCGCGCTGGGACGCCGCCGACGGCCGGCCGTTCGTGGCCTTGATGCTGGCCAACAACGAAACCGGCGTGATCCAGCCGGTCCGTGAGGCCTCCGAGATCGTCCGCGCCGCCGAGGGGTGGCTGCATGTGGACGCCATCCAGGCGGCGGGCAAGATCGCGACGGACAGCCGCGCCCTGGGCGCCGACACCCTCTCGACGTCGGCCCACAAGCTGGGCGGGCCGCAGGGCGTGGGCGCCCTGACCTTCGGACCCCGCGCCACCCTGGTCCGCCGCCAGCACGGCGGCGGGCAGGAGCGGGGACGCCGGGCCGGGACCGAGAACGTGCCCGGGATCGCGGGCTTCGGCGCCGCCGCCATGGCCGCGATGCGCGACGTGAACGACCAGGCCCCGATGCGCGACATCGCGGCCGAGCAGCTCAAGGCGCAGGGCGCCGTGGTCATCGCCGAGAGCTCGCCGCGCCTGCCCAACACCCTCTGTGTCGCCACGCCGGGCCATCCCTCCGACCTGCAGGTGATGAAGCTCGACCTCGCCGGCTTCATGGTCAGCGCCGGCTCGGCCTGTTCGTCCGGCAAGGTCAAGGCCAGCCACGTGCTGTCGGCCATGGGGCTCGGCGAACTGGCCGAATCCGCCATCCGCGTCTCGGGCGGCTGGGGTACGACAGAAAACGATTGGGCGGCCTTCGTGGACGCCTGGAGTGAAATCCGTCACGCCGCGCGTCGCGCGCCGGCGGCGTGA
- the sufB gene encoding Fe-S cluster assembly protein SufB, giving the protein MAAVKQTIEHVESLEKYKHGFVTDIEQDFAPKGLSPDIVRFISAKKDEPQWMLDWRLDAYERWLAMDEPQWAKVAFPRIDYQDSYYYAAPKEKTGPQSLDEVDPDILATYAKLGIPLREQEVLAGVVGAPKYAVDAVFDSVSVVTTFKKELAQVGVIFCSMSEAIREHPELVKQYLGSVVPVSDNYYACLNAAVFSDGSFVYVPPGVRCPMELSTYFRINAENSGQFERTLIIADKGSYVSYLEGCTAPMRDENQLHAAVVELIVLDDAEIKYSTVQNWYPGDPETGKGGIYNFVTKRADCRGDRSKVSWTQVETGSAITWKYPSCVLRGKDSVGEFYSIAITNGRQQADTGTKMIHLGEGTRSRIISKGISAGRSSNTYRGLVSAHPKAKGARNFTQCDSLLIGKECAAHTVPYVEARNGQCVFEHEATTTKLSEDQLFYAMQRGLSQEEAVQLLVNGFVKEVLQELPMEFAVEAQKLVAISLEGSVG; this is encoded by the coding sequence ATGGCCGCTGTCAAACAGACCATCGAACACGTCGAGAGCCTCGAGAAGTACAAGCACGGCTTTGTCACCGACATCGAGCAGGACTTCGCACCCAAGGGCCTGTCGCCCGACATCGTGCGCTTCATCTCGGCCAAGAAGGACGAGCCCCAGTGGATGCTGGACTGGCGCCTCGACGCCTATGAGCGCTGGCTGGCCATGGACGAGCCGCAATGGGCCAAGGTCGCCTTCCCGCGGATCGACTACCAGGACAGCTACTACTACGCCGCGCCGAAGGAGAAGACCGGTCCGCAGAGCCTCGACGAGGTCGACCCTGACATCCTGGCCACCTACGCCAAGCTGGGCATCCCGCTGCGCGAGCAGGAGGTGCTGGCCGGGGTCGTGGGCGCGCCAAAATACGCCGTCGACGCAGTGTTCGACTCCGTCTCGGTGGTCACCACCTTCAAGAAGGAGCTGGCTCAGGTCGGCGTGATCTTCTGCTCGATGAGCGAGGCGATCCGCGAGCACCCCGAGCTGGTGAAGCAGTACCTGGGATCGGTGGTCCCGGTCTCGGACAACTACTACGCCTGCCTGAATGCCGCTGTCTTCTCCGACGGCAGCTTCGTCTATGTGCCGCCGGGCGTGCGCTGCCCGATGGAGCTCTCCACCTATTTCCGCATCAATGCGGAGAACAGCGGCCAGTTCGAACGCACCCTGATCATCGCCGACAAGGGCTCCTACGTCTCTTACCTGGAGGGCTGCACCGCCCCCATGCGCGATGAGAACCAGCTCCACGCCGCGGTGGTCGAGCTGATCGTCCTGGACGACGCCGAGATCAAATATTCCACAGTCCAGAACTGGTATCCGGGCGATCCGGAGACCGGCAAGGGCGGGATCTACAACTTCGTCACCAAGCGCGCCGACTGCCGCGGCGACCGTTCCAAGGTGTCCTGGACCCAGGTCGAGACCGGCTCGGCGATCACCTGGAAGTACCCGTCCTGCGTCCTGCGCGGGAAGGACAGCGTCGGCGAATTCTATTCCATCGCCATCACCAACGGCCGCCAGCAGGCCGACACTGGCACCAAGATGATCCACCTGGGCGAGGGCACCCGCTCGCGGATCATCTCCAAGGGCATCTCGGCGGGCCGGTCGTCAAACACCTATCGCGGCCTGGTCTCGGCCCATCCAAAGGCCAAGGGCGCGCGCAACTTCACCCAGTGCGACTCCCTCCTGATCGGCAAGGAATGCGCCGCCCATACCGTCCCCTATGTCGAGGCGCGTAACGGCCAGTGCGTCTTCGAGCACGAGGCCACCACCACCAAGCTTTCCGAAGACCAGCTGTTCTACGCCATGCAGCGCGGGCTCTCGCAGGAGGAGGCCGTCCAACTGCTGGTCAACGGCTTCGTCAAGGAGGTGCTCCAGGAGCTCCCCATGGAGTTCGCCGTGGAAGCCCAGAAGCTCGTCGCCATTTCCCTTGAAGGGTCCGTCGGATGA
- the sufC gene encoding Fe-S cluster assembly ATPase SufC has product MLKIENLHASVDDKPILKGLTLDVPAGEVHAIMGPNGAGKSTLSYVLTGRGGYEVTQGTATLDGEDLLALDPSERAARGVFLSFQYPLEIPGVPALTFIRTAMNAQRKARGEPEVTAPEFLKLARTTAASLKIDFEMLKRALNVGFSGGEKKRMEIFQMAMLSPRFLILDETDSGLDIDALKIVADGVNAMRSPDRAMLVITHYQRLLDYIKPDRVHVLAGGRIAASGGPDLALELEREGYDKYARAA; this is encoded by the coding sequence ATGCTGAAGATCGAGAACCTGCACGCCAGCGTCGACGACAAGCCGATCCTGAAGGGCCTGACCCTCGATGTCCCGGCCGGCGAAGTGCACGCCATCATGGGGCCGAACGGGGCCGGAAAATCGACCCTGTCCTACGTCCTGACCGGCCGTGGGGGCTATGAGGTCACCCAGGGGACCGCCACGCTCGATGGCGAGGACCTGCTGGCGCTGGATCCCAGCGAACGGGCCGCCCGCGGCGTCTTTCTTTCCTTCCAGTATCCGCTCGAGATCCCGGGCGTCCCCGCTCTGACCTTCATCCGCACGGCCATGAACGCCCAGCGCAAGGCGCGCGGCGAGCCCGAGGTCACCGCGCCGGAGTTCCTGAAGCTCGCGCGGACCACGGCCGCCTCGCTGAAGATCGACTTCGAGATGCTGAAGCGGGCGCTCAATGTCGGCTTCTCCGGTGGCGAGAAGAAGCGGATGGAAATCTTTCAAATGGCGATGCTTTCGCCTCGATTCCTCATCCTTGACGAGACCGATTCCGGCCTCGATATCGACGCCCTGAAGATCGTCGCCGATGGCGTGAACGCCATGCGCTCCCCCGACCGAGCCATGCTGGTGATCACCCACTATCAGCGGCTGCTGGACTACATCAAACCCGACCGCGTCCACGTTCTGGCCGGCGGCCGGATCGCCGCCTCGGGCGGCCCCGACCTCGCTCTTGAGCTGGAGCGCGAAGGCTACGACAAGTACGCGAGGGCTGCGTGA
- the sufD gene encoding Fe-S cluster assembly protein SufD, with amino-acid sequence MSLATALKTGDVAQLPSKRDEDWKWTDLRGLLRVMPEPSPAFDGEAPAGPFAALANLPIHVVNASDPVVVRSASAQPYVVSLHFAALGGGSHAASARIEVAEGAHLILLESYEGDGADYLANHDLQITVGANARLERIVLAADGAEGVSVSQAEVALGAGASFAQTVLTDGARRQRIETRVNHPGAGASLRLDSAYLLADKRHADLTTVVEHQGVDGTTVQLTKGVVRDQSRGVFQGRIRVAPGADRTDARMAHNALILSDKAEVDAKPELLIFADDVQCAHGNTIGALDEQALFYAMQRGMPHETARAMLIEAFVGEVVERIEHEGAREVARVWAADRLKAAS; translated from the coding sequence GTGAGCCTGGCGACCGCCCTCAAGACCGGTGACGTCGCCCAGCTTCCGTCCAAGCGCGACGAGGATTGGAAGTGGACCGACCTGCGCGGACTGCTGCGGGTCATGCCCGAGCCGTCGCCGGCCTTTGACGGCGAGGCGCCGGCGGGACCCTTCGCCGCCCTGGCCAACCTGCCGATCCACGTGGTCAACGCCAGCGACCCGGTTGTCGTGCGCAGCGCGTCGGCTCAGCCCTATGTGGTGTCCCTGCATTTCGCCGCGCTCGGCGGCGGTTCGCACGCCGCCTCGGCCCGGATCGAGGTCGCCGAGGGCGCGCACCTGATCCTGCTGGAGAGTTATGAGGGCGACGGGGCCGACTATCTGGCCAACCACGACCTGCAGATCACGGTGGGCGCCAATGCCCGCCTTGAACGCATAGTCCTGGCCGCCGACGGCGCCGAGGGCGTCAGCGTCTCCCAGGCCGAGGTGGCGCTGGGCGCGGGCGCCAGCTTCGCCCAGACCGTGCTCACCGACGGCGCGCGCCGCCAGCGCATCGAAACCCGGGTGAACCATCCAGGCGCCGGCGCCAGCCTGCGGCTCGACAGCGCCTATCTGCTGGCCGACAAGCGCCATGCCGATCTGACCACGGTGGTCGAGCATCAAGGCGTCGATGGGACCACCGTCCAGCTCACCAAGGGCGTGGTTCGCGACCAGTCGCGCGGCGTCTTCCAGGGACGGATCCGGGTGGCCCCCGGCGCCGACCGCACCGACGCGCGGATGGCGCACAATGCGCTGATCCTGTCGGACAAGGCCGAGGTCGACGCCAAGCCTGAGCTGCTGATCTTCGCAGACGACGTACAGTGCGCCCACGGCAACACCATCGGGGCCCTGGACGAACAGGCACTGTTCTACGCCATGCAGCGCGGCATGCCCCACGAGACGGCGCGGGCCATGCTGATCGAGGCCTTCGTCGGCGAAGTGGTCGAGCGGATCGAGCACGAGGGCGCCCGAGAGGTGGCGCGCGTCTGGGCCGCCGATCGGCTGAAGGCGGCGTCATGA
- a CDS encoding cysteine desulfurase, which produces MTFDVEQVRREFPILTRQVNGRPLVYLDSAASAQKPRAVISAMSRCMESSYSNVHRGLHTLANETTDAYEAARKSVASFINAELGEVVFTKGGTEAINLVASSLGATLKAGDEILLSEMEHHANIVPWHFLRERQGVVLKFIPVLDDGRLDIDALPGMLTDKTKVVALTHMSNVLGTVNPVAEVIAQAHAAGAKVLLDGCQAIVHQAVDVKALDVDFYVFSGHKLYGPTGIGILYGKAAELAALRPYQGGGEMIAEVSLDKITYADPPHRFEAGTPPILEAIGLGAAIEWLNGLDREAVAAHEAGLYARVRERLNGANWLRVIGEAPGKGAILSFTVDGAHAHDVAQILDRYGVAVRAGTHCAEPLMKRFGVTSSARASFALYNTEGEVDAFVDALDRTRAFFA; this is translated from the coding sequence ATGACCTTCGACGTCGAGCAGGTCCGCCGCGAGTTCCCGATCCTCACCCGCCAGGTCAACGGCAGGCCGCTGGTCTATCTGGACAGCGCCGCCTCCGCTCAGAAGCCGCGGGCGGTGATCTCGGCCATGAGCCGGTGCATGGAAAGCTCCTATTCCAACGTCCACCGCGGCCTGCACACCCTGGCCAACGAGACCACCGACGCCTACGAGGCCGCCCGCAAGTCGGTGGCGAGCTTCATCAACGCCGAGCTTGGCGAAGTCGTCTTCACCAAGGGCGGCACCGAGGCGATCAATCTGGTGGCGTCGAGCCTGGGCGCGACGCTCAAGGCCGGCGATGAAATCCTGCTCAGCGAGATGGAGCACCACGCCAATATCGTACCGTGGCACTTCCTGCGCGAACGCCAGGGCGTGGTCCTGAAGTTCATCCCCGTCCTCGACGACGGCCGCCTCGACATCGACGCCCTGCCGGGCATGCTGACCGACAAGACCAAGGTCGTGGCGCTGACCCACATGTCCAACGTGTTGGGCACGGTCAATCCGGTGGCCGAGGTGATCGCCCAGGCCCACGCGGCCGGCGCCAAGGTGCTGCTGGACGGCTGCCAGGCCATCGTCCACCAGGCGGTGGACGTGAAGGCGCTGGACGTCGACTTCTATGTCTTCTCTGGCCACAAGCTGTATGGCCCCACCGGTATCGGCATCCTCTACGGCAAGGCCGCCGAGCTGGCCGCGCTGCGGCCCTACCAGGGCGGCGGGGAGATGATCGCCGAGGTCAGCCTCGACAAGATCACCTATGCGGACCCGCCGCATCGCTTCGAAGCCGGCACGCCGCCGATCCTGGAAGCCATCGGCCTGGGCGCGGCGATCGAGTGGCTGAACGGCCTGGACCGCGAGGCGGTCGCCGCCCACGAGGCCGGGCTCTACGCCCGGGTCCGCGAGCGGCTGAACGGGGCCAACTGGCTGCGCGTGATCGGCGAGGCGCCGGGTAAGGGTGCGATCCTGTCCTTCACCGTCGACGGCGCCCACGCCCACGACGTGGCCCAGATCCTCGACCGCTACGGCGTGGCCGTCCGCGCCGGAACCCATTGCGCCGAGCCCCTGATGAAGCGTTTCGGGGTCACGTCCTCGGCGCGCGCCTCTTTCGCCCTATATAATACGGAAGGGGAGGTCGACGCATTCGTCGACGCCCTCGACCGTACCCGGGCCTTTTTTGCTTGA
- a CDS encoding SUF system Fe-S cluster assembly protein encodes MDDASAIEPTSTTPLSQGELDALTDQLIEKLKTVFDPEIPVDIYELGLIYKVDVSDEKNVAIDMTLTAPGCPVAGEMPGWVEDAVREIPGIGQVKVDLVFDPPWDPSRMSDEAKLQLNMF; translated from the coding sequence ATGGATGACGCCTCCGCCATCGAGCCGACCTCGACGACGCCCCTGAGCCAGGGCGAGCTCGACGCGCTCACCGATCAGCTCATCGAGAAGCTCAAGACGGTGTTCGACCCGGAAATCCCGGTCGACATCTACGAGCTGGGCCTGATCTACAAGGTCGACGTCTCGGACGAGAAGAACGTCGCCATCGACATGACGCTCACCGCCCCCGGCTGCCCGGTGGCCGGCGAGATGCCCGGCTGGGTCGAGGACGCGGTGCGCGAAATCCCCGGCATCGGTCAGGTGAAGGTCGACCTTGTATTCGACCCGCCCTGGGATCCCTCGCGGATGTCGGATGAGGCGAAACTTCAATTGAACATGTTCTGA
- a CDS encoding iron-sulfur cluster assembly accessory protein, producing the protein MTDLNLTAAPRARRPRPKVVTLTDAAAARVREIMGKAEKPYAGLRVGVKNGGCAGSEYIIEYAEAAGPLDEVVEDKGVTILIEPKAILFLIGTVIDYEANKLSAKFVFKNPNETDACGCGESVTIQPAAETDV; encoded by the coding sequence ATGACCGACCTGAACCTCACCGCCGCCCCTCGCGCCCGCCGCCCTCGGCCCAAGGTGGTCACCCTGACCGACGCCGCCGCGGCGCGCGTGCGGGAGATCATGGGCAAGGCGGAGAAGCCCTATGCGGGGCTAAGGGTGGGTGTGAAAAACGGCGGTTGTGCAGGTTCCGAGTACATCATCGAGTATGCCGAGGCCGCCGGGCCGCTCGACGAGGTGGTCGAGGACAAGGGCGTCACCATACTGATCGAGCCCAAGGCGATCCTGTTCCTGATCGGCACCGTGATCGACTACGAGGCCAACAAGCTCTCGGCCAAGTTCGTGTTCAAGAACCCCAACGAGACCGACGCCTGCGGTTGCGGCGAGAGCGTCACGATCCAGCCGGCCGCCGAGACCGACGTCTAG
- a CDS encoding enoyl-CoA hydratase/isomerase yields MAYSKLKTSVADGIGVVTLTDPATLNAAGLDLMAELGEAFKAMAADASVRCVVLTGEGRGFCSGANLSGRAGGVGSETPDPEGPDAGAALESVYNPFVSSIRDFPVPIVTAVNGVAAGVGCSLALMGDIIVAAESAYFMQAFRRIGLVPDGGSTYLLPRLIGKARAMEMALLGERLPAKTALEWGLINRCVPDDQLMDTAMELAKALATGPKSLGATRKLIWDSLDEAWAEQIHAERMAQKFAGRTEDSREGVLAFLQKRPAEFKGR; encoded by the coding sequence GTGGCCTATTCCAAGCTCAAGACATCGGTCGCTGACGGCATTGGCGTCGTCACCCTCACGGACCCCGCCACCCTGAACGCCGCCGGTCTCGACCTGATGGCCGAGCTCGGAGAAGCGTTCAAGGCTATGGCGGCGGACGCCTCGGTGCGCTGCGTGGTGCTGACCGGCGAAGGCCGCGGCTTCTGCTCCGGCGCCAACCTCTCGGGACGCGCAGGGGGCGTGGGCTCCGAGACGCCCGATCCCGAGGGCCCCGACGCCGGGGCGGCGCTGGAGAGCGTCTACAACCCATTTGTGAGTTCGATCCGCGACTTCCCGGTCCCCATCGTCACGGCGGTGAACGGGGTGGCGGCCGGAGTCGGCTGTTCGTTGGCCCTGATGGGCGACATCATCGTGGCCGCAGAGAGCGCCTATTTCATGCAAGCCTTCCGCCGCATCGGCCTGGTGCCGGACGGCGGCTCGACCTACCTCCTGCCTCGCCTGATCGGCAAGGCGCGGGCCATGGAGATGGCCCTGCTCGGCGAGCGCCTGCCGGCCAAGACCGCGTTGGAGTGGGGCCTGATAAATCGCTGCGTCCCCGACGATCAGCTGATGGACACGGCCATGGAACTGGCCAAGGCGTTGGCCACCGGTCCCAAGTCGCTGGGCGCCACCCGCAAGCTGATCTGGGACAGCCTGGACGAGGCATGGGCCGAGCAGATCCACGCCGAGCGGATGGCCCAAAAGTTCGCCGGACGCACCGAGGACAGCCGCGAGGGCGTGCTGGCCTTCCTGCAGAAGCGCCCCGCCGAGTTCAAGGGCCGCTAG